The Setaria italica strain Yugu1 chromosome IX, Setaria_italica_v2.0, whole genome shotgun sequence genome has a window encoding:
- the LOC101759472 gene encoding vacuolar protein-sorting-associated protein 37 homolog 1 isoform X2 — MSWRIPLFGSQQQQTDPNFQDIPTQSWYPPSVAGSSSRPSTPTSSSATPHQRASDHPQPSSRGQPSPAEAAGIIARLKDKSIEELQRLLKDKEAYNAFFNSLDQVKTQNNVRDELRKETLQLARENLEKEQRILELRNQCTIIRTTELAAAQDRLTDLERQKDDIMRSYSPAALLDKLQTSMAKLDEESEELHQKFLEKDIDLPTFVQKYKKIRTAYHKQALLHLAGQTSLR, encoded by the exons ATGAGCTGGAGAATTCCTCTCTTCGG CTCTCAGCAGCAGCAAACGGATCCAAATTTCCAGGATATCCCTACCCAATCCTGGTACCCTCCCTCGGTGGCAGGCTCGTCTTCACGTCCATCCACACCTACCTCTTCTAGTGCTACCCCACATCAAAGAGCTTCAGATCATCCTCAGCCTTCATCCCGTGGGCAACCATCTCCTGCTGAGGCTGCAGGAATAATTGCTCGTTTGAAGGATAAGAG TATCGAGGAGTTACAGCGGCTATTGAAAGACAAAGAGGCATACAATGCATTCTTTAATTCACTTGATCAAGTGAAAACCCAGAACAAC GTGCGTGATGAGCTTAGAAAGGAGacattgcaacttgcaa GGGAAAATTTAGAAAAGGAGCAGCGAATTTTGGAGCTCCGGAATCAG TGCACAATAATAAGAACCACAGAACTGGCTGCTGCACAAGACAGGCTGACTGATTTGGAGAGGCAAAAGGACGATATTATGAGGTCCTATTCCCCTGCTGCACTGCTCGACAAGCTCCAAA CATCGATGGCAAAGTTGGACGAGGAGTCTGAGGAGCTGCACCAAAAGTTCCTCGAGAAGGACATCGACCTGCCTACCTTTGTGCAGAAGTACAAGAAGATCCGCACCGCCTACCACAAGCAGGCGTTGCTCCATCTCGCAGGCCAGACATCACTGCGCTGA
- the LOC101759472 gene encoding vacuolar protein-sorting-associated protein 37 homolog 1 isoform X1, with protein sequence MSWRIPLFGSSQQQQTDPNFQDIPTQSWYPPSVAGSSSRPSTPTSSSATPHQRASDHPQPSSRGQPSPAEAAGIIARLKDKSIEELQRLLKDKEAYNAFFNSLDQVKTQNNVRDELRKETLQLARENLEKEQRILELRNQCTIIRTTELAAAQDRLTDLERQKDDIMRSYSPAALLDKLQTSMAKLDEESEELHQKFLEKDIDLPTFVQKYKKIRTAYHKQALLHLAGQTSLR encoded by the exons ATGAGCTGGAGAATTCCTCTCTTCGG CAGCTCTCAGCAGCAGCAAACGGATCCAAATTTCCAGGATATCCCTACCCAATCCTGGTACCCTCCCTCGGTGGCAGGCTCGTCTTCACGTCCATCCACACCTACCTCTTCTAGTGCTACCCCACATCAAAGAGCTTCAGATCATCCTCAGCCTTCATCCCGTGGGCAACCATCTCCTGCTGAGGCTGCAGGAATAATTGCTCGTTTGAAGGATAAGAG TATCGAGGAGTTACAGCGGCTATTGAAAGACAAAGAGGCATACAATGCATTCTTTAATTCACTTGATCAAGTGAAAACCCAGAACAAC GTGCGTGATGAGCTTAGAAAGGAGacattgcaacttgcaa GGGAAAATTTAGAAAAGGAGCAGCGAATTTTGGAGCTCCGGAATCAG TGCACAATAATAAGAACCACAGAACTGGCTGCTGCACAAGACAGGCTGACTGATTTGGAGAGGCAAAAGGACGATATTATGAGGTCCTATTCCCCTGCTGCACTGCTCGACAAGCTCCAAA CATCGATGGCAAAGTTGGACGAGGAGTCTGAGGAGCTGCACCAAAAGTTCCTCGAGAAGGACATCGACCTGCCTACCTTTGTGCAGAAGTACAAGAAGATCCGCACCGCCTACCACAAGCAGGCGTTGCTCCATCTCGCAGGCCAGACATCACTGCGCTGA
- the LOC101758251 gene encoding protein EMBRYO DEFECTIVE 514: MAEPEVEVAAAAAAAMETEAPAAAGQKREREEGGDPAAEGGEAAAEEEAAAAKKPKVEGDTKEEKEEETKDDKEGVEGKGEEAKGKPAKLGPKEFATAVEMFDYFFALLHSWAPQLEFNKYEQMVLEDLLKKGHAEPAKKIGPGIEAFEIRNHPVWQSRCFFVRRVDGSADDFSFRKCVDNILPLPEDMKIGNSKKSGGHHKGGGGGRGGGRGGGGRGGWRGGRGRGRRGG; encoded by the exons ATGGCTGAAcccgaggtggaggtggccgcagccgccgcagcagcgATGGAAACCGAGGCGCCGGCAGCCGCTGGTCagaagagggagagggaggaagggggtgATCCTGCCGCTgagggcggcgaggcggcggcggaggaggaagcggcggcggctaaGAAGCCGAAGGTGGAGGGGGATAccaaggaagaaaaggaggaggagacgaagGATGATAAGGAGGGCGtggaggggaagggagaggaggcgaAGGGCAAGCCCGCGAAGTTGGGGCCGAAAGAGTTCGCCACGGCCGTCGAGATGTTCGACTACTTCTTCGCCCTGCTCCACTCGTGGGCGCCGCAGCTTGAGTTCAATAAG TATGAACAAATGGTGCTGGAGGACTTGCTGAAGAAAGGCCATGCTGAGCCCGCTAAGAAGATTGGGCCAGGAATCGAAGCATTTGAGATCCGCAACCACCCTGTGTGGCAGAGCCGCTGCTTCTTTGTCCGCAGGGTTGATGGATCCGCGGATGATTTCAGCTTCCGCAAATGCGTGGACAACATACTGCCTCTCCCCGAGGACATGAAGATTGGCAACAGCAAGAAGTCCGGCGGCCACCACAAGGGCGGTGGTGGGGGCCGGGGTGGAGGGCGTGGAGGAGGGGGCCGAGGTGGTTGGCGCGGTGGGCGCGGTAGGGGCAGGAGAGGCGGCTAG
- the LOC101758657 gene encoding protein CutA 1, chloroplastic gives MPLPAPFRVFSPPSAAATAAAGPAGAQRALIYGRRAPLAGALLFFSIGAVSAAVACRTGCSFSHRRFPFLGARGLSSARMESASTTVPSIVVYVTVPNREAGKKLSQSIISKKLAACVNIVPGIESVYWWEGKVQSDAEELLIIKTRESLLDALTEHVKANHEYDVPEVIALPITGGNSKYLEWIKNSTRED, from the exons ATGCCACTCCCCGCGCCGTTCCGGGTTTTCTCCccaccttccgccgccgccaccgccgccgccggtcccgcCGGAGCGCAGCGTGCGCTGATCTACggacgccgcgcgccgctcgCGGGAGCGCTCCTGTTCTTCAGCATCGGCGCTGTCAGCGCCGCCGTCGCTTGCAGGACGGGGTGCTCCTTCTCccaccgccgcttccccttcCTCGG GGCAAGAGGTCTCAGCTCTGCTCGAATGGAGTCCGCTTCCACCACCGTGCCATCCATTGTTGTGTATGTTACCGTTCCAAACAGGGAAGCAG GCAAGAAGCTGTCACAGAGCATCATCAGCAAGAAGCTTGCTGCTTGTGTCAATATAGTACCTG GCATTGAATCTGTTTACTGGTGGGAGGGAAAG GTGCAATCTGATGCTGAAGAATTGCTGATCATAAAGACCAGGGAATCACTTCTAGATGCCTTGACTGAGCACGTCAAAGCCAACCATGAATATGA TGTTCCTGAAGTTATTGCTCTGCCCATAACTGGTGGTAACAGCAAGTATCTGGAGTGGATCAAGAACAGCACTAGGGAAGACTGA
- the LOC101759067 gene encoding aspartyl protease 25 yields the protein MAATTLLVLLLAATAASAADLSVYHNVHPPSPSPLESIIALARADDARLLFLSSKAAASPGVTSAPVASGQAPPSYVVRAGLGTPVQQTLLALDTSADATWAHCAPCDTCPAGSRFIPASSSSYAALPCASDWCPLFQGQPCPANQDAGASMPTCAFSKPFADASFQASLGSDTLRLGKDAIANYAFGCVGAVTGPTTNLPKQGLLGLGRGPMSLLSQTGSRYNGVFSYCLPSYKSYYFSGSLRLGAAGQPRNARYTPLLSNPHRPSLYYVNVTGLSVGRAWVKVPAGAFAFDPATGAGTVIDSGTVITRWTAPVYAALREEFRRQVGAPSGYTSLGAFDTCFNTDEVAAGGAPAVTLHMDGGVDLTLPMENTLIHSSATPLACLAMAEAPQNVNSVVNVVANLQQQNVRVVVDVAASRVGFAREPCN from the coding sequence ATGGCGGCCACcaccctcctcgtcctcctcctggcCGCCACTGCGGCCTCGGCCGCCGACCTGTCCGTGTACCACAACGTGCAcccgccgtccccgtcccccCTGGAGTCCATCATCGCGCTGGCGCGCGCCGACGACGCGCGCCTTCTCTTCCTCTCGTCCAAGGCGGCGGCCTCGCCCGGCGTCACCTCGGCGCCCGTGGCCTCCGGTCAGGCCCCGCCGTCGTACGTCGTCCGCGCGGGGCTCGGCACCCCGGTGCAGCAGACCCTCCTCGCGCTCGACACCAGCGCCGACGCCACCTGGGCGCACTGCGCCCCCTGCGACACCTGCCCCGCCGGCAGCCGCTTCATCCCTGCCAGCTCCTCCTCGTACGCCGCGCTCCCGTGCGCCTCCGACTGGTGCCCGCTCTTCCAGGGGCAGCCGTGCCCGGCGAACCAGGACGCCGGCGCGTCGATGCCGACGTGCGCCTTCTCCAAGCCCTTCGCCGACGCCTCCTTCCAGGCGTCGTTGGGCAGCGACACGCTGCGCCTGGGCAAGGACGCCATCGCCAACTACGCGTTCGGGTGCGTGGGCGCCGTGACCGGGCCGACCACCAACCTGCCCAAGCAGGGTCTCCTCGGCCTCGGCCGTGGCCCCATGTCCCTGCTGTCCCAGACCGGGAGCAGGTACAACGGCGTTTTCTCCTACTGCCTGCCGAGCTACAAGTCTTACTACTTCTCGGGGTCGCTCCGGCTGGGCGCCGCCGGGCAGCCCCGGAACGCCCGGTACACGCCGCTGCTGAGCAACCCGCACCGGCCGTCACTGTACTACGTGAACGTGACGGGGCTGAGCGTGGGTCGGGCGTGGGTGAAGGTCCCCGCGGGGGCGTTCGCGTTCGACCCCGCCACCGGAGCCGGCACGGTGATAGACTCCGGCACGGTGATCACGCGGTGGACGGCGCCCGTGTACGCGGCGCTGCGGGAGGAGTTCCGGCGGCAGGTGGGCGCGCCCAGCGGGTACACGTCGCTGGGCGCCTTCGACACGTGCTTCAACAcggacgaggtggcggcgggcggcgcgccggccgtgACGCTGCACATGGACGGCGGCGTCGACCTCACGCTGCCCATGGAGAACACGCTCATCCACAGCAGCGCCACGCCGCTGGCGTGCCTCGCCATGGCCGAGGCGCCGCAGAACGTCAACTCCGTCGTCAACGTCGTGGCCAACCTGCAGCAGCAGAACGTACGGGtcgtcgtcgacgtcgccgcCTCGCGCGTCGGCTTCGCGAGGGAGCCCTGCAACTAG